The Caldisalinibacter kiritimatiensis DNA window TAACAGGGAGAGGGATATTCTATATTAAAGAATTTCCTATTAGGCTATTGACTATAGCTATTGTTATGTCATGGATATTATTTAAAACAACATGGGGGTATATACAAGGTACATTTAGTAAAGATAAAGTATTTGTTCCTATAACAATAAAGTTAAACGATAAAAAAGTAGCATTAACTGCTTTAATTGATACAGGTAATTCATTAAAAGACCCAATTACTGAAGTTCCAGTTATTATAGTACAGTTTTCAGCTATAAAGAGTTTATTACCTAAAGAGATACAGAATGTTTTTACAACATATAAGGAAAATAGTTTAGAAACAATTTCAGCAGTTATGTTACAGACAAAGGCAGAAGTAAACTTCAGACTTATACCATTTAAGTCAATAGGAAAGGATAATGGGATGTTAGTAGGATTTAAGCCAGATAATGTTGTAATAGATGATGAAAATGAGCAAAAAGTAATCTCAGATATAATAGTTGGAATATATAACAATAAACTATCTACTGATGAAAAATATATGGCACTTTTACATCCAGAAATTCTGAATTAATTAGGAGGTGGTAATTTGGGATATATATATACTAAACTAAAATTTAAATTTAGACTATGGCTTATTAAAATATTCAGTAAATTTAATATATTAGAAGATAAGGACATTTATTATATCGGTGGAAGTGAAATATTACCCCCTCCCTTAACTCCTGAGGAAGAAGCTTATTTAGTTTCAAAGTTAAAAGAAGAAGATAATGAACATGTTAAATCAAAACTTATTGAAAGAAATTTAAGACTAGTAGTATATATAGCTAGAAAATTTGAAAATACAGGTGTAGGGGTTGAAGATTTAATTTCTATTGGTACTATAGGGCTAATAAAAGCTGTGAATACTTTTAAACCGGATAAAAAAATAAAGTTAGCAACATATGCGTCTAAATGTATAGAAAACGAAATTTTGATGTATTTAAGGCGTAATAGTAAAACTAAATCTGAGATTTCCTTTGATGAGCCTTTAAATATTGACTGGGATGGTAATGAATTATTATTATCCGACATATTAGGAACTGAAGGAGACATTATATTTAAATACTTAGAAGAAGAGGTAGATAGAGAATTGTTAAACCAATCAATTCAGAAGC harbors:
- the spoIIGA gene encoding sigma-E processing peptidase SpoIIGA; the protein is MYNKESYEVYVYAEYLILENLVINYIILYLTKYFTKTETSKLKLFIASLIGALYTLVVFYPSLMFMTRFTIKASVSVLIIIIAFTPYKLRKFIKLIATFYVVSFVFAGAALALFYLTKGDVVTGRGIFYIKEFPIRLLTIAIVMSWILFKTTWGYIQGTFSKDKVFVPITIKLNDKKVALTALIDTGNSLKDPITEVPVIIVQFSAIKSLLPKEIQNVFTTYKENSLETISAVMLQTKAEVNFRLIPFKSIGKDNGMLVGFKPDNVVIDDENEQKVISDIIVGIYNNKLSTDEKYMALLHPEILN
- the sigE gene encoding RNA polymerase sporulation sigma factor SigE, whose amino-acid sequence is MGYIYTKLKFKFRLWLIKIFSKFNILEDKDIYYIGGSEILPPPLTPEEEAYLVSKLKEEDNEHVKSKLIERNLRLVVYIARKFENTGVGVEDLISIGTIGLIKAVNTFKPDKKIKLATYASKCIENEILMYLRRNSKTKSEISFDEPLNIDWDGNELLLSDILGTEGDIIFKYLEEEVDRELLNQSIQKLSNREKKIMELRFGLRQGEEGKTQKEVADLLGISQSYISRLEKRIIKRLKKDISRMI